The following proteins come from a genomic window of Longimicrobiaceae bacterium:
- a CDS encoding BlaI/MecI/CopY family transcriptional regulator, with the protein MPESPHLTDLQLAILRVFWERGEAGVADVFRALWDERHLAQSTVATVISRLEKRGLLARRGDARQYFYRATVTEEEVRRAMVDGLTSLLFRGDAAALVSHLVQSRELAPGDLERVRALLDSLGDEENDGGAR; encoded by the coding sequence ATGCCCGAATCGCCGCACCTGACCGACCTTCAGCTCGCCATCCTCCGCGTGTTCTGGGAACGCGGCGAGGCCGGCGTGGCGGACGTGTTCCGCGCGCTGTGGGACGAGCGGCACCTGGCGCAGTCCACCGTCGCGACGGTGATCTCGCGGCTGGAGAAGCGCGGGCTGCTCGCGCGGCGCGGCGACGCGCGCCAGTACTTCTACCGCGCGACGGTCACGGAGGAAGAGGTGCGGCGGGCGATGGTGGACGGTCTGACGTCGCTCCTCTTCCGCGGCGACGCTGCGGCGCTCGTGTCGCACCTGGTGCAGAGCCGGGAGCTGGCGCCGGGCGACCTGGAGCGGGTGCGTGCGCTGCTGGACTCGCTGGGCGACGAGGAGAACGATGGCGGCGC
- a CDS encoding MarC family protein, which translates to MSSELGSFALLCFTSLLAIINPLSAAPMYLALTDGYTAGQRRRTLRSGILTAFAVLAVFALVGGFIFQVFGITLDAFRIAGGVIFFGIGTDMLQAKRSRGKTTEEEEEEATRKTDVGITPLGIPMITGPGAITTVMVLMTQATSRLHIVIVFAAVVVVLVISYGVLAASPRLVRFFGQTGLNVMTRIMGLLVTVIAVQFIVDGVRPILTSIIRAATHR; encoded by the coding sequence ATGTCCAGCGAACTCGGCAGCTTCGCGCTGCTCTGCTTCACGTCGCTGCTCGCCATCATCAATCCGCTGAGCGCGGCGCCCATGTACCTGGCGCTCACCGACGGGTACACGGCGGGCCAGCGCCGACGCACGCTGCGCAGCGGCATACTCACGGCGTTCGCGGTGCTGGCGGTGTTCGCGCTGGTGGGCGGCTTCATCTTCCAGGTCTTCGGCATCACGCTTGACGCGTTCCGCATCGCCGGCGGCGTGATCTTCTTCGGCATCGGCACGGACATGCTCCAGGCCAAGCGCAGCCGCGGCAAGACGACCGAGGAAGAGGAGGAAGAGGCCACCCGCAAGACCGACGTGGGCATCACGCCGCTGGGCATTCCCATGATCACCGGCCCGGGCGCCATCACCACGGTCATGGTGCTGATGACGCAGGCCACGTCGCGGCTGCACATCGTGATCGTGTTCGCCGCGGTGGTGGTGGTGCTCGTCATCTCGTACGGGGTGCTCGCCGCCTCGCCGCGCCTCGTGCGCTTCTTCGGGCAGACGGGGCTGAACGTTATGACGCGCATCATGGGCCTGCTCGTCACGGTCATCGCCGTCCAGTTCATCGTGGACGGCGTGCGCCCCATCCTCACCTCCATCATCCGCGCCGCCACGCACCGGTAG